The Coffea arabica cultivar ET-39 chromosome 2c, Coffea Arabica ET-39 HiFi, whole genome shotgun sequence genome includes the window CTAGTTCAGCCTTCGTAGCATCCAACTCTTTGCGTGCAACAGCAGTAAGCTCATTCTCAGCAGAAGCTATGTCCTTCTTCAACCTAATGCAACAGCtctccaatttttctttttcaccttTGACGTTACCATTTTCAGCCTTCAAAATCTCAACCAATTCAACAGTTTCTTCAACATTTTTCTCCATTGCCACAATCTTCTGCTTCAAGCCTATACCATTCTCCCTCTCGTCAAGAAGTTCCATTCTAGCTTCATCCCTTTCAACCAAAACTCGCTTCAAGGAATCTTTGTAATTCCCAACTTCAGATTCCAAGCTATAAATTTTCTCCTTCTGAACCCTGCAGGACTCTTCCATTCCTGAAACCGCATCCCTCAATTCAGTCACATGTTTTTCCAATTCAAGAATCTCTTTTTCCTTCCTAATTTTAGCCCCAGCAATTTCTCTGTTCTCATTAACTATCTGCTCCATTTTCTGCTTAAGCTCATCCAATTGCTTCAACGCATCATCTAAATCCTTCTCCACCACACCATTCTcttcaatcaatcccaaaagcCTCTTCTCCCTCTCGCTCTTTtccttcaccaattcatcaatCTCGCTCTCCATCTCCCTTTCCTTGTCCTCTCCTTCAATACACCTCTTCTCCAACTTGGCCACACATACGCGCAATCTTTCCTCCTCCTTCTGCATAGTCCCCACCGTCTCATTAAGTCCATTTACTACTTCCTGCAACTCACTTCTCTTCCTCATCTCCACTTTCCTCTCCTCTTCAatcccttctttttcctttacaACCCCCTCAATCTCCTCCTTCATTTTCTCAATAGCCTTATTGACCTCAATCAAACTCTTCTCCACCAGCTCTTTATCCCTCATCACCCCCTCaatctgtttttctttctcccgTTTTGCCCTCGCCAATTTATCATACTCACCCCTTAACTTTTCAGCCTCTTCTTGgacaagtttctctcttttctcagcTTCAATCAACTTACCCCCCAACTCACTTCCCTCtttgatttgagcatcaaatgTAGCCCTCATTGCATCCCTTTCTACACAAACTCCGTTCGAGAAACTCCTCTCATTATCAATCCTAACCACAAGCTCATTAATTTTCTCATTCAGCAACTCgatttccctctctttttcaCCCGTCACCTTCTCAATCTCACTTTTCTCCCGCAAAATCTCCCCCATTTCTCTCTCAAAGCCCTTCATTTTCCTCTCAATCTCATCCCTCTCCCTCTCAATCACCTCCTCAGCCTGTTGagcaacaaaagcaaacacCACACTCCTCTCAACATCCAACTCCACCACCCCCTCACTCAACCGAGTCAACTCGGACCTCAACCTCTCCTTCTCCGAGTTAGACCGAGTTAGCTCGGATTCCAGAGACCCTTTTGACTGCACAAGCGCCTCCACCTCCCGTCGGCGCTCAACAGTCTCCTTCAGAAGCCTGGCATTGAGGGACTTCAAGCTCTCAAGCTTCTCAGAAGCATCATCCATGGCGGCAATGTTTGCAAACGCGGCAGATTCTTCGTGATGGGTTTTCTGGGTTTCTTTTTCTGAGTTGTGGGTCAGCTTCTTCTTGGCCATTAACCCTTTGCTGAACTCAACAGGGTTTTTGCTCTATCTGCAATTTAAATACTTATATACTATATCTTTGGGGCTTATTTTTCccctaaaagaaaaaaaaattgggtggTGCAATGCAAGGAATTGAAGATTGGGTTTTGGAGATTTGGGATGGAAGATGAGAGGTCTAGGGTTTTTCCAG containing:
- the LOC113727558 gene encoding uncharacterized protein, encoding MAKKKLTHNSEKETQKTHHEESAAFANIAAMDDASEKLESLKSLNARLLKETVERRREVEALVQSKGSLESELTRSNSEKERLRSELTRLSEGVVELDVERSVVFAFVAQQAEEVIERERDEIERKMKGFEREMGEILREKSEIEKVTGEKEREIELLNEKINELVVRIDNERSFSNGVCVERDAMRATFDAQIKEGSELGGKLIEAEKREKLVQEEAEKLRGEYDKLARAKREKEKQIEGVMRDKELVEKSLIEVNKAIEKMKEEIEGVVKEKEGIEEERKVEMRKRSELQEVVNGLNETVGTMQKEEERLRVCVAKLEKRCIEGEDKEREMESEIDELVKEKSEREKRLLGLIEENGVVEKDLDDALKQLDELKQKMEQIVNENREIAGAKIRKEKEILELEKHVTELRDAVSGMEESCRVQKEKIYSLESEVGNYKDSLKRVLVERDEARMELLDERENGIGLKQKIVAMEKNVEETVELVEILKAENGNVKGEKEKLESCCIRLKKDIASAENELTAVARKELDATKAELEVADAKSEQVLKVLRRTVELVCPNGEMNITGDKEMNGEIEPYVAELVAIKHAFKSREDKVEDMKRQVEILENSVAEAHKKKSFWTIMSSATTVFAAILLAYVTRGH